The Clostridia bacterium genome includes the window TTTATTGTCTGATCTTACCAAAATTGACGGTATCGAATGGATAAGACTTTTATATTGCTACCCTGAAACAATAACTGATGAATTGCTTGATCTTATTGTAAAAGAACCCAAGATTTGCAATTATCTTGATATTCCGCTTCAGCATGTAGACGATACAATATTAAGAAGAATGAATCGTCATATAACAGAACAGGGCGTAAAAGACCTTATCAAAAGAATAAGGGCTGCTGGAGATATAAGCATTAGAAGTTCGTTTATTTTAGGATTTCCTCAAGAAACTGATGAGCAGTTTGAAAAGTTGTTAAAGTTTTTGGAAGAATATAAACTTGACAATGTAGGGTTCTTCACTTATTCGAAAGAAGAGGGAACTCCTGCGTCTAGAATGAGCGGACAAATACCTTCTAAAATAAAAAATCAAAGACTGAAAGCAGCAGCTGCCGTTCAACAAAAGGTTGTAATTGAAAATAATAAGAAATATCTCAATAAAACTTTAAAGGTTTTGTATGAGGGTATTGATTATAAGAAAAAGTTGTTTTACGGAAGAACGCAATATAATGCACCTGATGTAGATACTACTGTTTATTTCACTGGTAATTTTGCTGATATAGGTAATTTTTATAATGTTAAGATAACTGACATTTTAACTTATGATCTAAAAGGAGAAATGCAATGAATTTGCCCAATAAATTGACTATTGTAAGAATTTGTCTAGTACCTGTTGTTATTGCACTATTTTTGCTTGATGCTGTAATACCTTATGCAAGGCTCTGGGCTACTTTGGTCTTTATTCTTGCGGCAATTACAGATTTTGCTGACGGTTATATAGCTAGAAAATATAACTTGATTACCACTTTGGGAAAATTTTTGGATTCGATTGCAGATAAAATATTGGTTTCATCATCTTTAATTTTGATTATTCTCGCAGCTCCCGAAACATACGGAATTAACATTATAATAGCAATAAGCGTAATAATCATTTTGATAAGGGATTTGATTGTTAATACAATAAGAATGCTTGCTGCATCCAAAAATTTCATTATGGCTGCAGATATGTCTGGAAAAGCCAAAACTGCATTACAAACCGTAGCAATTCCTATTATTATGAGTGCTCAGGATGTGGGACAACTTTTGAATTTTAATTATATGTATATGTATGCTGTTGGCTTGGTTTTGTTTTTGATTTCTATTGGATTGACAGTTTATTCTGGAATACATTATTTTCAAAAAGGCAGAGCAGTCATAAAAGAAGATTAGTTTGCTGAAAAGCTAGAAAACCCTTTACAAACACAACCAAAAGCTGTATTCTTATAATATAAACATATATTTATTTTGGTTTTAAAAAGGTAAATAATGAAAGTATCTATTTTGGCTTTGCAATATACACAACATGTTGATTGTGAACAGCAGTTTTCACAGTTAATTGATTTGCTGACCAAAAATGGTATTGAAGTTAATTCAGTAACTAAGGCAAAGTTTTTTGAAGATGATTTTCTTATTTATTTGAAATACCTTAGTTCTATATCGTCTTATATTATCATATTAAATGCTGACAATAAGACCAAGCAAATTTTGGGCGCAAATGAAGCCGATATTTATATCTCATATAATTCTAGCGAAGTTGTTTTTATTGATACTCAAAACGGTATTTCTTTGTTTGAAAACATGGTTTTGCCTGTCATATTGTCCAAATCAATTACTCACAGATACAAGCACATTTTGAGAACTTATGGTATTAATGCATTGCAGGCGAAAGAATTAATAAAAGACATATCTCGCGCAAAAGCTCGTGTTAGTATAGAGTTTATTGAAACTCGTTCTTTATGTGATATTGAAATAGGCTATACAGACAATATGTCAGGTATTGAAGTTATTAATATAGTCAATCAAATTAAAGAAGCTTTGAAAGACTACATTTATGCTGAAGGCAATACAAGTTTGAGTCAAAAAGCATTTGAATTATTACGTGAAAAGGGCAGAAAAATTTCTATAGCAGAATCATATACAGGCGGAACAATTGCATCTCAATTAGTAAATAATGCAGGTGCAAGCACTGTTTTGTATGAAGGATTGGTAACTTATACTGACCGTGCAAAAGTGCTAAGACTTGATGTTCAAAAAGGCGTGATTGAAAAAGAAGGCGCTGTAAGCAGCGAAACGGCTTATCAGATGGCGGCTGGATTGATTAATGCAGGTGCAGATATAGCATTGGCTACAACAGGGTTTGCAGGTCCTGAAGGGGATCAAGTGGGCTTGTGCTATTTGGCATTGGGAGATAAAAACCGTATTCATATATTTGAAAATCATTTTTCTGGAAACCGTGCTGATATTATTTTACAGGGCTGTGATAATGCATTTTTCAAATTGATAAAATATCTTAATGCTTCAAACGATTAATAATTTTTTTATATATTACTTTTTTATACTACGACATTGAAGGAGAAAATAATAAATGGATGAAAATAAAAAGAAGGCGTTAGAACAAGTCATTACTCAAATTGAAAAGCAATTTGGTAAAGGTTCAATAATGAAATTCAACGAAAAAGTCAATACGCCTATTGAAACAATTTCTACAGGTTGTTTGTCTTTGGATTTTGCAACAGGTATAGGGGGATTGCCTAGAGGAAGAATTATTGAAATATACGGACCTGAATCTTCTGGTAAGACTACTGTTTCATTGCATGTTATCGCTGAAGCACAGAAAAAAGGTGGAACTGCTGCATTTATTGATGCTGAACATGCGTTGGATCCTCTTTATGCAAAAAATCTAGGTGTTGACCTTGAGAATCTTTACATATCTCAGCCTGATAACGGCGAACAGGCACTTGATATAGCTGAAAGTCTTGTCAATAGCGGTGCCTTGGATGTAATAGTCATTGACTCCGTGGCAGCTCTTACTCCAAAAGCCGAAATTGAAGGCGAAATGGGCGACAACTACATAGGACTTCAGGCGCGTCTTATGTCTAAGGCGTTGAGAAAATTGGCAGCAAACATAAATCGTACCAAGACATGTATGATATTTATTAATCAGCTGCGTGAAAAGGTAGGAGTAATGTTTGGTTCGCCAGAAGTAACTTCGGGCGGCAAGGCTTTGAAATTCTTTGCAAGCATTAGAATTGATGTAAGAAAAGTAGAAACATTGAAAGACGGAAGCGATATGATAGGAAGTCATACAAAAGCTAAGATTGTTAAAAATAAGCTGGCACCTCCTTTCAAGCAGGCTGAATTTGATATCATATACGGTGAAGGAATATCTAATGAAAGCTGTATACTTGACTATGCAATTGAATTTGGAATTGTAGAAAAGAGCGGTTCGTGGTTTAGCTACAATGGCGAAAAAATTGGTCAAGGAAAAGACAACGCGCGCAAATTTCTTGTTGATAATTCTGAAATATGCAAGGAAATTGAAGCAAAAGTTAAGGAATACGTTGCAAATAACAAAAACGCTTTGTCAATGTAAAAAGCAAGTTGACATTTGATTTTTTATTGGATAAAATAAACTCAATGCATTTGATTTATTAAAATAAATTTGATTAATTCTTATAAGTCATATACGCATATTGAAAATTGAATAGGAGGTAAAAAATGAACGGCAATTTGCTGATCATTTTGTTGGCTAGTATTCCTAAAACCGTTCTTTTGATAGTTTTACCTATCGCTGCATTGTTGATAGGACTTGGAGTAGGTTATATAATAAATGCTCAAATAGTTAAAAGCAAAATCGGCAGCGCAACAGCGACTGCTGACAAAATTATCAAAGACGCTAATATGGAAGCCAAGACAATCAAAAAGGAAGCAATTTTAGAAGCTAAAGAAGAAGTTCACAAATTGCGGACCGATTTTGATAAAGAAGTAAAAGAAAGACGCAACGAAATTCAAAGAACAGAAAGCCGAATAATACAAAAGGAAGAATACCTTGATAAGAAAAAAGAAACTATAGAAAGAAAACTAGAATCTTTAGAACAAACGAGTAGAAATTTGGCTTTAAAAGAACAAGAGCTAGAACAAGAAAAACAGAAATTGAAAGAATCTGAGGCGGAGATTACCAAGGAACTAGAGAAAGTTGCCTCAATGAGCAGAGACGAAGCAAAAGCTTTATTGATATCCCAATTTGAAGATGAGGCCAAAAAAGATGCAGCAGTAATTGTAAGGAATATCGAGCAAACAGCCAAAGAAGAGGCAGACAAAAAAGCCAGAAATATTATTAGTCTTGCTATTCAAAAATGTGCTGTAGAACATACTGCTGAAATTACCGTGTCAGTCGTGCCTTTACCCAATGATGAAATGAAAGGTAGAATAATTGGGCGAGAAGGCCGAAACATTAGAGCGTTAGAAAGTGCAACCGGAATTGATTTGATTATAGACGATACTCCCGAAGCAGTTATTTTATCAGGTTTTGACCCTGTAAGAAGAGAAATAGCCCGTATTGCTTTGGAAAAGCTTATAGCAGATGGAAGAATTCATCCTGCAAGAATAGAAGAAGTTGTTGAAAAAGTAAAGAAAGACGTTGATAATCAGATAAAAGAAGCTGGCGAAAATGCCATGTTTGAAACAGGAGTTTACGGACTGCATCCTGAACTGGTAAAACTTGTTGGACGATTAAAGTTCCGTACAAGTTATGGTCAAAACATTTTGAAACATTCAATTGAAGTATCCCATTTGGCAGGAGTTATTGCTTCAGAACTTGGATTGGATGTTGCTTTGTGTAAGCGTGCAGGACTTTTGCACGATATAGGAAAAGCAGTTGATCATGAAGTTGAAGGAACGCATATTTCAATAGGTGTTGAGTTAGCTAAAAAATTCAAAGAAAACAAAGATGTAATACATTGTATAGCAGCTCATCACAATGACATTGAGCCTGAAACAGCAGAAGCTGTTATAATT containing:
- the rimO gene encoding 30S ribosomal protein S12 methylthiotransferase RimO produces the protein MKTIGIISLGCDKNRVDTEKMLGYLTGSAFEITDNIQDAEIIIINTCAFIEKARKESIDTILDAIQLKENKCEKIIVSGCLSQKYLNELKKDLPEVDAFIGTSNYSDIVNIINRLYNGEQYYSTVPIDQDTTNRVLTTPGHYAYLKIADGCDNRCTFCAIPDIRGHYRSREKEHILQEAQDLADMGVKEILLVAQDTGRYGTDIYKNYNIVSLLSDLTKIDGIEWIRLLYCYPETITDELLDLIVKEPKICNYLDIPLQHVDDTILRRMNRHITEQGVKDLIKRIRAAGDISIRSSFILGFPQETDEQFEKLLKFLEEYKLDNVGFFTYSKEEGTPASRMSGQIPSKIKNQRLKAAAAVQQKVVIENNKKYLNKTLKVLYEGIDYKKKLFYGRTQYNAPDVDTTVYFTGNFADIGNFYNVKITDILTYDLKGEMQ
- the pgsA gene encoding CDP-diacylglycerol--glycerol-3-phosphate 3-phosphatidyltransferase; the encoded protein is MNLPNKLTIVRICLVPVVIALFLLDAVIPYARLWATLVFILAAITDFADGYIARKYNLITTLGKFLDSIADKILVSSSLILIILAAPETYGINIIIAISVIIILIRDLIVNTIRMLAASKNFIMAADMSGKAKTALQTVAIPIIMSAQDVGQLLNFNYMYMYAVGLVLFLISIGLTVYSGIHYFQKGRAVIKED
- a CDS encoding CinA family protein, with protein sequence MKVSILALQYTQHVDCEQQFSQLIDLLTKNGIEVNSVTKAKFFEDDFLIYLKYLSSISSYIIILNADNKTKQILGANEADIYISYNSSEVVFIDTQNGISLFENMVLPVILSKSITHRYKHILRTYGINALQAKELIKDISRAKARVSIEFIETRSLCDIEIGYTDNMSGIEVINIVNQIKEALKDYIYAEGNTSLSQKAFELLREKGRKISIAESYTGGTIASQLVNNAGASTVLYEGLVTYTDRAKVLRLDVQKGVIEKEGAVSSETAYQMAAGLINAGADIALATTGFAGPEGDQVGLCYLALGDKNRIHIFENHFSGNRADIILQGCDNAFFKLIKYLNASND
- the recA gene encoding recombinase RecA codes for the protein MDENKKKALEQVITQIEKQFGKGSIMKFNEKVNTPIETISTGCLSLDFATGIGGLPRGRIIEIYGPESSGKTTVSLHVIAEAQKKGGTAAFIDAEHALDPLYAKNLGVDLENLYISQPDNGEQALDIAESLVNSGALDVIVIDSVAALTPKAEIEGEMGDNYIGLQARLMSKALRKLAANINRTKTCMIFINQLREKVGVMFGSPEVTSGGKALKFFASIRIDVRKVETLKDGSDMIGSHTKAKIVKNKLAPPFKQAEFDIIYGEGISNESCILDYAIEFGIVEKSGSWFSYNGEKIGQGKDNARKFLVDNSEICKEIEAKVKEYVANNKNALSM
- the rny gene encoding ribonuclease Y, producing the protein MNGNLLIILLASIPKTVLLIVLPIAALLIGLGVGYIINAQIVKSKIGSATATADKIIKDANMEAKTIKKEAILEAKEEVHKLRTDFDKEVKERRNEIQRTESRIIQKEEYLDKKKETIERKLESLEQTSRNLALKEQELEQEKQKLKESEAEITKELEKVASMSRDEAKALLISQFEDEAKKDAAVIVRNIEQTAKEEADKKARNIISLAIQKCAVEHTAEITVSVVPLPNDEMKGRIIGREGRNIRALESATGIDLIIDDTPEAVILSGFDPVRREIARIALEKLIADGRIHPARIEEVVEKVKKDVDNQIKEAGENAMFETGVYGLHPELVKLVGRLKFRTSYGQNILKHSIEVSHLAGVIASELGLDVALCKRAGLLHDIGKAVDHEVEGTHISIGVELAKKFKENKDVIHCIAAHHNDIEPETAEAVIIQAADAISGARPGARRESIETYVKRLEKLEEIANSFAGVEKSFAIQAGREVRIMVKPEEVDDSSTVFIAKEIAKKIENELEYPGQIKVNVIRELRSTEYAK